A DNA window from Sphingomonas changnyeongensis contains the following coding sequences:
- a CDS encoding endonuclease/exonuclease/phosphatase family protein: MVLPAPTPPVTIRVASYNMRKAIGTDRRRRPERVIDVLNEIGADIVALQEADRRFGRRESALPAPLLADHSRYRAVGFPLRNGGMGWHGNALLVSDAVEVIDSDVLHIPSLEPRGAVIAELRIGAVELRVVGMHLDLSGLWRRRQAHAILARLADAPPMPTVAMGDLNEWTRDRGCLRDFGQSFAFAPCGRSFHASRPVAALDRIMYGPELDLVDCGVHSTPHARRASDHLPIWAELTPATPGGAKEG, translated from the coding sequence ATGGTTCTGCCCGCCCCGACCCCGCCCGTAACCATCCGCGTCGCCAGCTATAATATGCGCAAGGCCATCGGCACCGACCGCCGGCGCCGGCCGGAACGGGTGATCGACGTGCTCAATGAAATCGGGGCGGACATCGTGGCGCTGCAGGAGGCGGATCGCCGCTTCGGCCGCCGCGAAAGCGCGCTGCCCGCACCGCTGCTTGCCGATCACAGCCGCTACCGCGCGGTCGGCTTTCCGCTGCGCAATGGCGGCATGGGCTGGCACGGCAATGCGCTGCTCGTCAGCGACGCGGTCGAGGTGATCGACAGCGATGTGCTCCACATCCCCTCGCTCGAACCGCGCGGCGCGGTGATCGCCGAACTGCGGATCGGGGCGGTCGAACTGCGCGTCGTCGGCATGCATCTCGACCTGTCGGGCCTGTGGCGGCGGCGGCAGGCGCATGCGATCCTCGCCCGGCTGGCCGATGCGCCGCCAATGCCGACGGTGGCGATGGGCGATCTCAACGAATGGACGCGCGACCGGGGCTGCCTGCGCGATTTCGGCCAGTCCTTCGCCTTTGCGCCGTGCGGGCGCAGCTTCCACGCCAGCCGCCCGGTCGCAGCACTCGACCGGATCATGTACGGGCCGGAGCTCGATCTGGTCGATTGCGGCGTCCACAGCACCCCGCATGCGCGCCGCGCGTCGGATCATCTGCCGATCTGGGCCGAACTGACGCCCGCCACCCCCGGCGGCGCAAAGGAGGGCTGA